The segment GAGGCCGCGGCCCTGCTGCGCGGTTTTTTCGCCGAACGGCGCTGACGGGCTTGGGATAATGCGCCGCGCGGCCTATCTCTTGACAGGGCGCCTCGCCCAGCCCACAAGCTGGGGTGGAAGCCCGTGATGCGGCCTGCCTGCCTTGTGCGGCGAGGATTGATTAGCAATCCCAATCACTTGATGGAAATCACCGATGCCCGAGACCTTGTCCGCCGATCTTGAGGTGACGAGCAAGCCCAAGCTGCAGATTTTCCTCTGCGCGCCGCGCGGCTTCTGCGCCGGCGTCGTCCGCGCCATCGACGCGGTTGAGCAGGCGCTGCGCATCTATGGCGCGCCGGTCTATGTCCGCCACGAGATCGTGCACAACAAATATGTCGTCGAGGGGCTGAAGGCGAAGGGCGCCATTTTCGTCGAGGAGCTCGACGAAATCCCGGACACGAAACAGCCGGTCATCTTTTCCGCGCATGGCGTGCCGAAGTCGGTCCATGCCGACGCCGATACCCGCAAGATTTTCGCACTGGACGCGACCTGCCCGCTGGTGACCAAGGTGCATCGCGAGGCGGAAGCGCATTTCCGGCGGGGCCATCAGGTGATCCTCGTCGGCCATGCCGGTCATCCCGAAGTCGTCGGCACGCTCGGCCAATTGCCCAAGGGCTCCATCATCCTGGTGCAGACGCCGGAAGATGTCGAAAATCTGACTGGCGTCGATGAGAGCAATCTCGCCTATGTTACGCAGACGACGCTTTCGATCGACGATACGCGTCAGATGGTCGATGCGCTGACGCGGCGTTTCCCGAAGATCATCGGTCCCTACAAGGAAGACATTTGCTACGCGACGACCAATCGCCAGGAGGCGGTGAAGCGCATTGCGCCGACCGTCGATGCGATGATCGTCGTGGGCTCGTCCAATTCGTCGAATTCGCAGCGTCTGCGGGAAGTGGCGGAGCGCTCCGGCTGCAAGCTCGCGCGGCTCGTGCTGCGCGCCGACGATGTCGATTGGGATTCGTTCAAGAACGTGAAATCGGTCGGCATCACCGCCGGCGCCTCGGCGCCGGAAGTGCTGGTCGAGGAAATCATGGATGCCTTCGCGGCGCGTTTCGAGCTTGATATCGAGATCGTCTCGACGGCGGACGAGAGCGTCTTCTTCCCGCTGCCGCGCGAGCTGCGGCCTTTGAACGGTGCCAGCCGCCGCGGCCGCCAGAGCGAAGAGCAGACCGACACCGTCGAGGTCGAAGAAGAACTGCGCGAACATTAGTCTCCGCGCGTCATTGCGGCGGAGCGAAGCAATCCAGTCTTCACTTCTGGATTGCTTCGTCGCTAAGGCTCCTCGCAATGACCGCGGGCCTTGCCTGACACGTTCAATCCTCGCGCATCCCGCGCGACTCTGCGCCATCGCGGATGAAGACCACGCTCGCGGCCTGCTCGACGCCGTCGGCCGCAAAGCGCAATTCCCAATCGATCAGACATCCGACGAAGGTCTGGTCATCCACCGCGCGCAATTCCTGCCGGGCGTGGTCGCCGGTCTCGGCGAAAAGCCGCGGCCCGTCTTGGGTGATGCGCAGCACGCGGCCGGACGCAAGCCGGTAGCTGCCGACGTAATCGGCGAGCAATGCCGCGTCGAGCACGAGCGCGGGCT is part of the Methylovirgula ligni genome and harbors:
- the ispH gene encoding 4-hydroxy-3-methylbut-2-enyl diphosphate reductase is translated as MPETLSADLEVTSKPKLQIFLCAPRGFCAGVVRAIDAVEQALRIYGAPVYVRHEIVHNKYVVEGLKAKGAIFVEELDEIPDTKQPVIFSAHGVPKSVHADADTRKIFALDATCPLVTKVHREAEAHFRRGHQVILVGHAGHPEVVGTLGQLPKGSIILVQTPEDVENLTGVDESNLAYVTQTTLSIDDTRQMVDALTRRFPKIIGPYKEDICYATTNRQEAVKRIAPTVDAMIVVGSSNSSNSQRLREVAERSGCKLARLVLRADDVDWDSFKNVKSVGITAGASAPEVLVEEIMDAFAARFELDIEIVSTADESVFFPLPRELRPLNGASRRGRQSEEQTDTVEVEEELREH